A region of Culicoides brevitarsis isolate CSIRO-B50_1 chromosome 1, AGI_CSIRO_Cbre_v1, whole genome shotgun sequence DNA encodes the following proteins:
- the LOC134838521 gene encoding acylphosphatase-2, translating into MHENKQTKLGSLSLKLAILLIGISAAIFVVSSNEDTKTAAKGLSNMGKLLACDFEVFGIVQGVFFRKHTEKQAKALGVRGWCMNTRDGTVKGQMEGEQKPVEEMKHWLQTKGSPQSRIDKAVFSEMREIEKYSFDGFGIKR; encoded by the exons ATGcacgaaaataaacaaacaaaattaggAAGTCTCAGTCTAAAATTAGCCATCCTTTTGATAGGAATTTCAGCAGCTATTTTCGTTGTCAGCTCAAACGAAGACACAAAAACGGCAGCCAAAGGTCTTTCCAACATGGGAAAGTTATTAGCTTGCGATTTCGAGGTTTTTGGAATCGTTCAAG gAGTCTTTTTCCgaaaacacacagaaaaacaagcaaaagcCCTTGGAGTTCGTGGTTGGTGCATGAATACGCGAGACGGCACCGTAAAAGGTCAGATGGAAGGCGAACAAAAGCCGGTAGAGGAAAT gaAACATTGGTTACAGACAAAGGGGAGTCCCCAAAGTCGCATTGATAAAGCTGTCTTTTCCGAAATGAGGgagattgaaaaatattcgtttGATGGATTTGGCATCAAACGCTAA